A window from Malassezia restricta chromosome I, complete sequence encodes these proteins:
- a CDS encoding aldehyde dehydrogenase produces the protein MWWYVLWAVVTLALARLVRARPRRVRAIERVYPEEAQPGWSGEVRSPHTPLIDEDQCITCYDPATGYVLARVPGDTPDTIRDKVRRAKEAQEVWRTSSFTQRREVLRTMQAWIQRDAEAVARIACRDTGKTAIDAAFGELLTTCAKLAWTIQHGERILRPERRSGNLLLAHKRCTVYHEPLGVVAACVSWNYPVHNMLGPIISSVFAGNAVVIKCSEHVVWSSRHVLEGVYRCLDACGAPRDIVQLVACGPMAVEALTRDARLAHITFIGSDAVGRRVAEAAAPQLTPTTLELGGKDPALILPGTDLSFFASMFMRACFQAMGQNCIGIERFLVPDSMQDDLAALVEPRIAALRCGSTLDETRFGLASDKGEDVVDAGAMISDARFDALEALIADAVAQGARLVLGGKRVVHEKWPMGHYFAPTLLTHVQPTMRIAQEEVFGPVFLVMPYSDVEQGIQLANNTPYGLGASVFGRDHAECKRVASKLACGMVNINDFGISYLNQGLPFGGCKHSGYGRFAGPEGLLGLTAPKAVTEDVLFGIIQTSIPPHVDYPLRDTRRSWRFLQSLVRLAFGSLWDRIQALPGLL, from the coding sequence ATGTGGTGGTATGTCCTATGGGCCGTGGTGACGCTGGCACTGGCCCGtctcgtgcgtgcgaggccgcggcgcgtacgcgccatcgagcgcgtATACCCCGAGGAAGCACAGCCGGGATGGAGTGGCGAAGTGCGATCGCCCCACACCCCCTTGATCGATGAGGATCAGTGCATCACCTGTTACGACCCGGCGACCGGGTACGTTCTCGCCCGCGTACCGGGTGATACGCCCGACACGATTCGCGACAAAGTCCGGCGAGCAAAGGAGGCACAGGAAGTAtggcgcacgtcgtcgtttacgcagcgccgcgaagTGCTGCGGACGATGCAGGCCTGGATCCAGCGTGACGCTGAGGCCGTCGCTCGGATAGCCTGTCGCGATACAGGCAAGACGGCGATCGATGCTGCGtttggcgagctgctcacgacATGTGCCAAGCTCGCATGGACGATCCAGCATGGCGAGCGCATTCTGCGTCCGGAGCGGCGCAGTGGCAACTTGCTACTGGCACACAAGCGATGCACCGTGTACCACGAGCCGCTGGGCGTAGTAGCTGCCTGTGTGTCGTGGAACTATCCCGTGCACAACATGCTGGGGCCCATTATCTCCTCCGTGTTTGCGGGCAACGCCGTCGTGATCAAATGCTCCGAGCACGTCGTTTGGTCTTCGAGGCACGTCCTCGAAGGCGTATACAGGTGCCTCGATGCCTGTGGCGCTCCGCGGGATATCGTACAGCTGGTCGCATGTGGACCcatggccgtcgaggcactTACGCGCGACGCCCGCCTCGCTCACATCACATTCATCGGCAGTGACGCGGTCGGTCGTCGCGTCGCcgaggcagctgcgccacaaCTGACGCCCACCACGCTCGAGTTGGGCGGCAAGGATCCAGCTCTGATTCTGCCAGGCACAGACCTTTCGTTCTTTGCGTCCATGTTCATGCGCGCATGCTTCCAGGCCATGGGCCAAAACTGCATTGGCATTGAGCGGTTCCTCGTGCCAGACAGCATGCAAGACGACCTCGCAGCGCTTGTCGAgccgcgcatcgccgcTCTGCGCTGCGGAAGCACACTTGACGAAACACGCTTTGGCTTGGCCTCGGACAAGGGCGAAGATGTCGTCGATGCAGGGGCCATGATCTCCGATGCGCGCTTCGACgcactcgaggcgctcattGCAGATGCTGTGGCCCAGGGCGCACGtctcgtgctgggcggtaagcgtgtcgtgcacgaAAAGTGGCCGATGGGTCATTACTTTGCACCGACCCTGCTGACCCATGTCCAACCTAcgatgcgcatcgcccagGAAGAGGTGTTTGGCCCCGTGTTTTTGGTCATGCCGTACTCCGACGTCGAGCAAGGCATTCAGCTGGCCAACAACACACCGTACGGCCTAGGCGCATCCGTGTTTGGACGCGATCATGCCGAGTgcaagcgcgtcgcgtccAAGCTGGCATGCGGCATGGTCAACATCAATGACTTTGGCATCTCGTACCTCAATCAGGGCCTGCCCTTTGGTGGCTGCAAGCACTCAGGGTACGGCCGCTTCGCTGGCCCTGAAGGCCTGCTGGGCCTCACGGCGCCGAAGGCTGTGACGGAAGATGTGCTCTTTGGCATCATCCAGACGAGCATTCCACCCCACGTGGACTATCCGCTGCGCGATACGCGGCGGAGCTGGAGGTTCCTGCAATCCCTCGTGCGACTGGCCTTTGGCTCTCTGTGGGATCGTATACAGGCATTGCCAGGTCTGCTATAG
- a CDS encoding COP9 signalosome complex subunit 5 has translation MSEAAMYAQDPSAYQALLHKAPWRQDPRYFQRVCISVMALLKMVLHAQSGGDLEVMGLMQGHVRGDTIYVLDAFPLPVHGTETRVNAQNEAYEYMVMYLEACRSVHRPEHAIGWYHSHPGYGCWLSGIDVQTQRTNQQQDPFVAVVIDPWRTMSTGHVDIGAFRTWPLDQPSTAPDTTAPPPRLPAHKIDDYGAHASQYYELDVQFIKIAADRPLYDQLWQQYWAQVLCSPPNASLQPLHELGTRLGEIAATIESTSTMPGGTSYAQAARAVPRSDGVDVQALAQQLDRRADGQPLEQASQDAYSVAADMRYAIERARRKTMLFGL, from the coding sequence ATGTCGGAGGCTGCCATGTACGCCCAGGATCCGTCGGCGTACCAAGCGCTCCTGCACAAagcgccatggcgccaAGACCCCCGATACTTCCAGCGCGTATGCATCAGTGTCATGGCGCTGTTAAAAATGGTGCTACATGCCCAGTCTGGTGGTGATTTGGAGGTCATGGGCCTGATGCAAGGCCATGTCCGTGGTGATACGATCtatgtgctggacgcgtTTCCGCTGCCTGTGCACGGTACCGAAACACGCGTCAATGCCCAGAACGAGGCATATGAATACATGGTCATGTATCTGGAGGCGTGTCGAAGTGTACATCGGCCTGAGCATGCCATTGGTTGGTACCACTCCCACCCTGGGTACGGATGTTGGCTCTCTGGGATTGATGTACAAACGCAGCGTACGAACCAGCAGCAAGACCCCttcgtcgccgtcgtgaTTGATCCGTGGCGCACGATGTCAACGGGGCATGTGGATATAGGCGCATTTCGGACGTGGCCCCTCGACCAGCCTAGCACGGCGCCAGATACGAcagcgccaccgccgcggTTACCGGCGCACAAGATCGACGACTATGgtgcgcatgcgtcgcAGTACTATGAGCTCGACGTCCAGTTCATCAAGATCGCCGCAGATCGGCCGCTCTACGACCAATTGTGGCAGCAATACTGGGCACAGGTGCTGTGCTCTCCGCCTAATGCGTCACTCCAGCCCCTTCATGAACTTGGCACGCGGCTTGGCGAAATAGCCGCCACCATCGAGAGTACAAGCACGATGCccggcggcacgtcgtatgcgcaggccgcgcgcgctgtCCCGCGATCGGATGGCGTGGACGTGCAAGCCCTGGCACAGCAGCTCGACCGGCGGGCTGATGGACAGCCGCTCGAACAGGCGTCTCAAGACGCGTACTCGGTGGCGGCGGACATGCGGTACGCTATCGagcgagctcgtcgaaaAACCATGCTGTTTGGACTATAA
- a CDS encoding G2/mitotic-specific cyclin 1/2, which produces MSSNLPVRRAPARARSTTKTDENAYALRGTSAAPAPAKGKAPVAADKGPAATTSALGASGVLGTRKRAALGDLTNAARTRLANDEKAEEKKPALRVRPPPAAQRTAAHLPAARAAVATQRRVARPREPEAMAIDDVSGSDKENRDLATDQAREAKRVRMTHEAAPAAPTQRAKDEGWEDLDKDDADDPLMVAEYVEEIFAYMRQVEMQCMPNGSYMDLQRDLNWHLRGVLADWLIETHAKFRLLPETLFLALNIVDRFLSMRTISLSKLQLVGVTALFIAAKYEEVLCPSIQNFMYVADGGYTDEEILRAERYMLKVLNFDLSYASPMNFLRRISKADNYDIQTRTVAKYFMEISLVDHRLLDHPPSLVAAAAVWLAREVLERGEWTPTLVHYSTYAEPELLGTAEIMLDYCLRPPAHLHFHKKYSSKKFMRASAYVLEWAKNTFPHAVITQDDVTLGKWTDENGEKHSLDMLRVDLYERHGHPRPTVLPLGPATPVTNIDA; this is translated from the coding sequence ATGTCATCCAACCTGCCTGTGCGGCGTGCTCCGGCTCGGGCTCGGAGCACCACCAAGACAGATGAAAATGCCTACGCCTTGCGCGGCACAagtgcagcgcctgcgcccgCCAAAGGCAAAGCACCCGTCGCGGCTGACAAAGGCCCTGCTGCCACGACGTCTGCCTTGGGCGCTTCAGGTGTGCTGGGCACCCGAAAGCGTGCCGCCTTGGGCGACCTGACGAACGCCGCACGTACGCGCCTAGCCAACGATGAAAAGGCCGAGGAAAAGAAGCCAGCTCTTCGTGTACGCCCAccgccagcggcgcagcggacAGCAGCACATCTgccagcagcacgagcggcagTGGcaacgcagcgccgcgtcgcgcggccCCGTGAACCCGAGGCGATGGCGATTGACGACGTGTCAGGGAGCGACAAGGAGAACAGGGACCTTGCAACTGACCAGGCGCGCGAAGCCAAGCGTGTGCGCATGACACACGAGGCAGCGCccgctgcgccgacgcagcgtgcgaAGGACGAGGGCTGGGAAGATCTCGATAAAGATGACGCGGATGACCCGTTGATGGTGGCGGAATACGTTGAGGAGATCTTTGCGTACATGCGTCAAGTGGAAATGCAATGCATGCCAAATGGCAGCTACATGGACCTACAGCGTGACCTAAACTGGCATCTGCGTGGTGTACTCGCCGACTGGCTGATCGAGACGCATGCCAAGTTCCGCCTGCTTCCCGAGACGCTGTTCCTGGCGCTCAACATTGTTGACCGCTTTCTCAGTATGCGGACGATCTCGCTGTCGaagctgcagctcgtgggAGTCACAGCGCTGTTTATTGCGGCCAAATACGAGGAAGTGCTCTGCCCCTCTATCCAGAACTTTATGTACGTCGCAGACGGCGGCTATACCGATGAAGAGATCCTGCGGGCTGAGCGATACATGCTCAAGGTCCTCAACTTTGACTTGAGCTATGCGTCGCCCATGAACTTCTTGCGCCGCATTTCCAAAGCCGACAATTATGATATCCAGACACGCACCGTTGCCAAGTACTTTATGGAGATCTCGCTCGTGGATCACCGACTGCTGGACCACCCCCCATCCCTCGTCGCAGCAGCGGCCGTGTGGCTCGCCCGGGAGGTCCTTGAGCGTGGCGAGTGGACGCCGACACTGGTGCACTACTCGACATACGCAGAACCAGAGCTTCTTGGCACGGCAGAAATCATGCTCGATTACTGCCTCCGCCCACCCGCACACCTTCACTTCCACAAAAAGTACAGCAGCAAAAAGTTTATGCGTGCAAGTGCGTATGTGCTGGAGTGGGCGAAGAACACATTCCCCCATGCCGTCATTACGCAGGACGACGTCACACTCGGCAAGTGGACAGACGAAAACGGCGAAAAGCACTCTTTGGACATGCTTCGTGTCGACTTGTACGAGCGCCATGGGCATCCACGCCCCACCGTCTTGCCCCTTGGCCCCGCCACACCAGTAACCAACATTGACGCGTAA
- a CDS encoding MIS18 kinetochore protein A, with translation MEDAKRSGAHLDTSPITSMQKSVSSATPAVRPAEDVPSAAPPKARRRGRPPKSTSTSRAPATASVPPPPATRVIASDTPPPMVFQCFQCLSIVGDSTSWIMAQRQLGFIVLRDVTDKVVALEFHTMSDDIGWERYKFAPLACAHCDQVLGRMYKDTPPEWSTLRAAYCLSHSALLVYQLGSTRSSQSGSDIDFGGLSAHDGDDDKVSRSPSPHIPSKLPPIVSVNASAEAEHDKDLGKIRTLLMAMGERLLRLEQQIPSLQASSQAPLIPSMNDGVTHRATPSSWDGITRSPSFHGPVQPGRSFLLDDLSSRRLPPLAPVDDARWISTPHQHRSPTSTDALSRAPSVWARHASTGL, from the coding sequence ATGGAAGATGCCAAACGCTCAGGGGCTCATTTAGATACATCGCCCATCACTTCTATGCAGAAATCCGTCTCATCTGCGACACCGGCCGTGCGACCGGCCGAAGACGTCCCGAGCGCTGCTCCGCCAAAagctcgtcggcgcggGAGGCCACCCAAGTCCACGAGCACTAGTCGCGCGCCTGCCACAGCTTCTGTCCCACCACCgccagcgacacgcgtGATTGCGTCGGAcacaccaccacccatGGTTTTCCAATGCTTTCAATGCTTGTCTATCGTCGGTGATTCTACATCTTGGATCATGGCTCAGCGTCAGCTTGGATTCATTGTGCTGCGTGATGTCACTGACAAGGTTGTGGCCCTCGAGTTCCATACCATGTCAGACGACATCGGGTGGGAAAGGTACAAGTTTGCCCCTCTTGCCTGTGCTCACTGTGATCAAGTGCTCGGCCGCATGTATAAGGACACGCCCCCCGAATGGTCGACGCTGCGGGCCGCATACTGCCTTTCGCATTCTGCGCTACTTGTGTACCAACTTGGAtccacgcgctcgtctCAGAGCGGCTCGGATATTGACTTTGGCGGCCTGTCCGCTCATGATGGTGACGATGACAAGGTTTCGCGCAGTCCATCGCCGCATATACCCTCCAAACTACCACCTATCGTTTCTGTAAATGCGTCAGCAGAAGCTGAGCATGACAAGGACCTCGGCAAGATCCGTACGTTGCTAATGGCGATGggcgagcgcctcttgcgcctcgagcagcagaTACCCTCGCTACAAGCATCTTCGCAGGCTCCCTTGATACCCTCTATGAACGATGGTGTGACGCACCGTGCTACTCCATCCTCCTGGGACGGTATTACGCGCAGCCCGTCTTTTCACGGGCCCGTCCAGCCCGGTCGGTCCTTTCTTCTCGACGACCTTTCTAGTCGCCGGCTGCCGCCTCTCGCGCCtgtggacgatgcacgcTGGATCAGCACGCCGCATCAGCACCGTTCTCCGACATCCACCGATGCCTTATCCCGGGCGCCCTCAGTATGGGCGCGTCATGCATCGACGGGCTTATGA
- a CDS encoding mRNA-decapping enzyme 1B, with amino-acid sequence MDLDARLQLNTRVLQRIDPCALHILASASFVVYYTYENEWTKTSVEGPLFLYQRSEAPYYGLQILNRNDPEPFYVGFTPSDDVEISEAFLIYRAHQPDDGNAGDHTIYGFWIFEPSQLEQLAKTITSLQKAPYPPPAPPPLRVDHAPTSISMDALFGQPEAPTFTEQERTGASILNALFREASDKNQDTAPEPKAPEPASQIQSTPIDLDTLFGTASVQESSDPMAMEPVDELRAPKSPPTSIGDTLPASQVVVGLEGHLSRADFVQKLIVQLCTDQAYVEKLYAEYQRGHR; translated from the coding sequence ATGGATCTAGACGCACGACTGCAGTTGAATAcgcgcgtgctgcagcggATTGATCCATGCGCACTGCACATACTTGCCTCTGCGTCCTTTGTCGTGTACTATACGTATGAAAATGAGTGGACCAAGACGAGTGTGGAAGGCCCACTGTTTCTGTACCAGCGCTCCGAGGCACCATACTATGGCCTGCAGATTCTGAACCGAAACGACCCTGAGCCTTTCTATGTCGGTTTCACGCCGAGCGATGACGTGGAGATCAGTGAGGCCTTTCTCATTTACCGTGCACACCAGCCAGATGATGGCAACGCTGGCGATCATACCATTTACGGATTCTGGATCTTTGAGCCGTCCCAGCTCGAGCAACTAGCCAAGACGATCACATCGCTGCAAAAGGCGCCCTATCCTCCGCCAGCTCCCCCGCCGCTGCGCGTAGACCACGCTCCTACCTCCATCAGCATGGATGCCCTCTTTGGCCAGCCCGAGGCACCCACCTTTACTGAGCAAGAGCGCACGGGTGCCTCGATCCTGAACGCCCTCTTTCGCGAAGCCTCGGACAAGAACCAAGACACCGCCCCAGAGCCAAAGGCACCAGAACCTGCGTCGCAAATACAAAGCACCCCGATTGATCTGGATACACTATTTGGGACAGCATCCGTGCAAGAGAGCTCCGATCCTATGGCGATGGAACCTGTCGATGAATTGCGCGCACCCAAGTCGCCACCGACTTCTATAGGCGACACACTCCCAGCCTCGCAGGTGGTGGTAGGGCTGGAAGGGCACTTGTCGCGCGCCGATTTCGTGCAAAAGTTGATTGTACAGCTGTGTACGGACCAGGCCTACGTGGAAAAGCTGTACGCCGAGTACCAGCGTGGTCATAGATAG
- a CDS encoding replication fork protection complex subunit Tof1/Swi1 gives MVASDTDDVWRQVWSDEGDSVSTVSEEEPEVEAGDVDMDERVEMLRAPVLSICTALGGYEHVQQLGRTELVYRVGDDCLECLRDLRRLWRQDDTDASRAIARVFAELGTLHNDLIPILLHCAGGGDKADKIALACTDLITALTWPIDWDAELHDMTTRMEEDENEQVLAKLLELQSAQVQYKSSILRERAKEPRLGDRTVLSCVLRHVLAPSLKPRSERTERDVGVTSMCLHLFRNLLAIRDPPLQSFSTGNIANMSLQSVLVQQMDTFHILDALRMLASQADTKEFEMWTPIVAESVYHMVSGTPPAWLAGAIETSPLSASLSAEASERRLSRRNASARHSRFGTTIQFPAHDGSLRIARTPAALTERVDRLEQRVIDRTKRRVSRRRPAFDRGAPPTQVHWTPSAQRVLRTWADRFVLDGLFGVLVPAYLRDIHAERERVGGLEAARCKAIQLASFFLEYAMARRMPMAHVSLWLEPWAFRLVRARTAMALESRQWLEFTLSVRLWTTQLRLLEALSRSALDAEREAAESLQHTLYYDGEYLDTALHAMHAYSTQSFACLEAIIDFSYMMPRLLERHASTSTYMFVKTSKDERIFRFESFQRSMASTRLVHACTQYLARYRDSSCASTMLPRLAAVVHRTIVRASHVALFFSAKIRHVWDRVMADGAHMQRVHPQAARDLARLYHIIRKTFLRLSDASRQAYEVGRRPPKPTAELYVRSELSHSEQIGVAVGLLAEAHKLTSVSWVRTALERASMERMSHQPEAHVPEAHMPLYPEHELPDGGPDAAHLAPLRLLCRLVELEEKAEGTWYVPPDCAPNTLARYGQIIDQYLTEPLVIEGQSLKDLVRAKRPRPPATDRPAQRPRIEDEVPSLSDAESSPPTSSSPQIAAPEPMEAKGVPDLFLLSDTEA, from the coding sequence ATGGTGGCCTCGGACACGGACGATGTGTGGCGCCAGGTATGGAGTGACGAGGGCGACTCGGTCAGCACCGTGTCGGAGGAGGAGCCGGAAGTAGAGGCCGGTGATGTCGATATGgacgagcgtgtcgagATGCTTCGCGCACCTGTCTTGTCGATCTGCACAGCCTTGGGTGGCTACGAGcatgtccagcagctcgggcGCACGGAGCTCGTGTATCGCGTCGGCGATGACTGCCTAGAATGCTTACGGGATCTTCGCCGTCTGTGGCGCCAGGATGATACCGATGCTAGTCGTGCGATCGCGCGCGTATTTGctgagctcggcacgcttCACAATGATCTCATCCCGATCCTCCTGCACTGTGCCGGCGGAGGAGACAAAGCTGACAAGATTGCTTTGGCATGCACAGATCTCATTACGGCACTGACGTGGCCTATTGACTGGGATGCCGAGCTACACGACATGACGACGCGcatggaagaagacgaaAACGAGCAAGTTCTCGCCAAGTTGCTGGAATTACAGAGTGCGCAAGTGCAGTACAAGTCATCGATtctgcgcgagcgtgccaaAGAGCCGCGCCTTGGTGACCGCACTGTCCTGTCCTGTGTCCTTCGTCACGTTCTTGCGCCCTCTCTCAAGCCAAGATCAGAGCGAACGGAGCGCGACGTGGGTGTAACCAGCATGTGCTTGCATCTCTTCCGCAACCTACTAGCCATTCGTGACCCGCCACTGCAATCGTTCAGCACCGGCAATATCGCTAACATGTCGCTTCAGAGCGTCCTTGTCCAGCAAATGGACACTTTCCACATCCTAGATGCACTCCGCATGCTGGCGAGTCAGGCCGACACAAAAGAGTTTGAGATGTGGACGCCCATCGTGGCGGAAAGCGTATACCATATGGTGAGTGGAACGCCGCCTGCATGGCTCGCAGGCGCCATCGAGACTTCGCCGCTTTCTGCCTCCCTGTCCGCTGAGGCCTCGGAACGCCGCTTAAGCCGGCGAAATGCCAGCGCAAGGCACTCGCGCTTTGGCACGACGATTCAGTTCCCCGCACACGATGGCTCGCTGCGTATCGCACGCACACCTGCAGCGCTGACcgagcgcgtcgatcgTCTGGAACAGCGCGTGATAGACCGTACGAAGCGCCGCGTGTCACGCCGTCGGCCGGCTTTTgatcgcggcgcgccgccgacgcaaGTGCACTGGACGCCGAGTGCCcagcgcgtgctgcgcacaTGGGCCGATCGATTCGTATTGGACGGCCTCTTTGGCGTGCTTGTGCCGGCCTATCTTCGAGATATCCATGCCgaacgcgagcgcgtcggtgGCTTGGAGGCAGCTCGTTGCAAGGCCATCCAACTCGCGTCATTTTTCCTCGAGTAtgccatggcgcgccgTATGCCCATGGCGCATGTGAGCTTATGGCTCGAGCCATGGGCCTTTCGCCTTgtgcgcgcacgcaccgcgaTGGCGCTAGAGAGCCGTCAGTGGCTCGAGTTTACCTTGAGTGTGCGCCTTTGGACGACGCAGCTCCGCCTTTTGGAAGCATTGTCCCGCAGCGCACTAGATgctgagcgcgaggcggctgaatcgctgcagcacacgctcTACTACGACGGTGAGTACCTTGATacggcgctgcatgcgatgcatgcgtaTTCGACGCAGAGCTTTGCGTGCCTCGAGGCCATCATCGACTTTAGCTACATGATGCCGAGACTCCTGGAGCGGCACGCATCTACAAGCACCTACATGTTTGTCAAGACATCGAAGGATGAGCGCATCTTCCGCTTCGAGTCGTTCCAGCGGTCCATGGCATCCACACGACTCGTGCATGCCTGCACCCAGTACCTTGCTCGCTACCGCGACTCttcctgcgcatcgacgatgcTTCCACGCCTCGCAGCCGTCGTGCACCGCACCATTgtgcgcgcctcgcacgTCGCGTTGTTCTTTAGCGCCAAGATCCGACACGTATGGGACCGAGTCATGGCAGACGGTGCGCATATGCAGCGAGTCCACCCACAAGCCGCGCGTGACTTGGCTCGGCTGTACCACATCATTCGAAAGACGTTCTTGCGACTTagcgacgcatcgcgccaAGCCTACGAGGTCGGTCGCCGTCCGCCCAAGCCGACAGCCGAGCTCTACGTCCGCTCAGAGCTGTCGCACAGCGAGCAGATTGGCGTCGCTGTCGGCCTTcttgccgaggcgcacaaACTTACGAGCGTATCGTGGGTTCGCACGGCGTTGGAACGCGCGAGTATGGAGCGCATGTCACACCAGCCCGAGGCACACGTACCAGAGGCGCATATGCCACTGTATCCCGAGCATGAGCTGCCTGACGGCGGTCCTGACGCTGCGCACTTGGCACCACTGCGTTTGTTGTGCCGACTCGTGGAGCTGGAAGAAAAAGCAGAGGGCACATGGTACGTCCCTCCTGACTGTGCGCCCAACACGCTCGCTCGGTACGGCCAGATCATCGACCAGTACCTCACAGAGCCACTGGTCATCGAGGGCCAGAGCCTCAAGGATCTTGTGCGCGCTAAACGGCCTCGACCGCCAGCCACCGACCGTCCAGCACAGCGGCCCCGCATCGAAGACGAGGTGCCGAGTCTGTCAGATGCCGAGTCGTCCCCTCCCACGAGTTCGTCGCCACAGATCGCTGCGCCCGAGCCCATGGAGGCCAAGGGCGTGCCCGATTTGTTCCTGCTCTCTGATACAGAGGCCTAA
- a CDS encoding DNA polymerase subunit cdc27 yields MDDTHAFLTARILHDKQAVTYRLLSREMGMHVDEAKAALGRFAEAEDVSVIYAVHDVHHVFVVPASELESTLARLSNGKKQVYALQPVGTSYDPAMLASVNRALVYDEAYAAQRHAGLGAFGAIQKDEEVRAPPPPSSTNKRRKVIKRIRTKNEKGYTVFQDIETYESGDEAAPSAQPASTAPAAPAPSKSPTKASPKGPSKAAPKQHSLLSFFGKR; encoded by the coding sequence ATGGACGATACCCATGCTTTCCTCACGGCGCGGATCCTGCACGACAAGCAAGCTGTCACGTACCGTCTACTCAGCCGTGAGATGGGCAtgcatgtcgacgaggccaagGCAGCGCTCGGGCGCTTTGCCGAGGCGGAGGATGTGTCGGTCATATATGCCGTGCACGACGTACATCATGTATTTGTCGTGCCGGCGAGCGAGCTGGAGAGCACCCTGGCTCGACTTTCCAACGGCAAAAAGCAAGTCTATGCTTTGCAGCCAGTGGGTACATCGTACGATCCAGCCATGCTGGCCTCTGTCAACCGAGCTCTCGTGTATGACGAGGCCTATGCTGCTCAGCGCCATGCGGGTCTTGGCGCATTTGGCGCCATTCAAAAGGACGAGGAGGTTCGAGCTCCTCCTCCCCCGTCATCTACAAACAAGCGACGCAAAGTCATAAAGAGGATTCGTACGAAAAATGAAAAGGGATATACAGTGTTTCAGGATATCGAGACGTATGAATCGGGCGATGAGGCGGCACCATCGGCGCAGCCAGCATCGacagctccagcagctcccGCACCTTCGAAATCGCCTACCAAGGCGTCGCCTAAAGGACCTTCAAAAGCGGCACCGAAGCAGCATAGCCTGCTGAGCTTCTTTGGCAAGCGTTAG